Proteins encoded in a region of the Dreissena polymorpha isolate Duluth1 chromosome 6, UMN_Dpol_1.0, whole genome shotgun sequence genome:
- the LOC127835801 gene encoding hemicentin-1-like — protein sequence MWLKCGILILTIVSNIQNVGTQAPILTSNATSVKVNEALQLNCIYPNITVVRWWLQPAGNTKVTSILAMSNNNTCVFVPSTIPDVFSTCVCSGTTFTCTLRPLNTTNHGDIWKCSVAMNTDAIFSDVITLNITVPVVYATLTPDVPEISILPNVVISYIRCVSSVGRPAPSITWYLDNKTHSDYSDDGDLTGNSSSLTSEDVTTSSLTLTPTLNYHDARIYCNVSNGFGQIMSNRTLKINVLSIPTKPTIMYNTAFVPSNISVIQNSTMTLECASSGNPAPSISWATFNGSLISSSFITIKFATSNEQEQIVCRANSSLDPTNGSRIPAENTTALNVNILYPPSAPSCQIKTFPILSNSIRAVFNEPFTMTCTSKSNPPPSRYAWTLPYDVKQNGSQLSIQRMQPSNNFRYTLEVVNEMNATLARDVVYGNITDSYTFEILYPVTNLSIHHRGQANQHINIPTISVIKGREISFGCNAFSNPASRYSWILSGIIVANGTKWNISFVDNTIIGCIATNTLDPAAVEARDTSSSSNVSVNVLFAPEAPKCTFQTCETYSETKHLKVIRGHSVSGRCTSKSEPGSKFLWTPVNSGIDDGFFIDNVSRHHSGNYTCIANNEMHTTFDGIINGTNQSSFYLDVLAPAYAMFVGNYTVLLNTTLSVTCPFTPGNPPETRFTWFHGNTSTIGSQQNLSLSSVKLSNEGYYKCRVNSTMDPTGCATQEAYTETTFYVDVQYPANIRRFYADGSNFSSSITINESQSVTLLCDVDSDPLAKLELVNITKGDERLLMDAHNNTISAHLSNARCEYDMGVYQCKGKNIHNAVQQIRELEIKITCSPRSSPFSPSIATVYRRRNSSAILTFTIVAYPPPNDTSAYVWRKQVDGEWDTLHNNSRFRILISNDSLQTNLSISQLQIGDFTNYSVRVNNSFGSTEQTFVIRANEQPSMPQQLHVIDAMVTESSIAVRWIPGFDGGEEQLFVIGYKKSADVTWTYINVSSTLNRFSIGKLVAGTKYDIKVYACNTIGKSDETSVLSVITKSASSDDGRYSPVAAIGGGAGGGIAAVIIIIVVVVVVIRKRRNNETKKGHPQRTSKSKKTQDTVYVNTLFGSASEEEVRKEATAGTINDSTKQHDNNKSSPQLGDGLDGLQRTPSFVIVHEPLYGNAVDFTLKIRSIQIQELRVFTLQSKEDPTDIFRNFYSLDTGLKYETSAARIEGNVPKNRYRNMYPYDKNRVVLPAIDGEGSDFINASFIDGYGKRKKYIAAQGPLERTIPDIWRMIMAENIKAVAMVTKTIEEKKRKCYQYWPDDTRDPCKHGHFNISLIEQEDYADFVIRKLQCSHERSKKVHTVYQCHFTAWPDKDVPDTAISLSQFWRKVRSFADTVTSPLLVHCSAGVGRTGTFIALDYLYDQGIAVREINVYEAVKALREQRINMVQTKNQYLFLHDVLCEVLDPIENVVQNKEYLTTYLVMHSGIGNEFKTFRERNKLILTPGATDGCTDLDFLWLLHDYKLKTVVVLNEKHESFDVRFLLFSSWQKKTKVCKISDIMHLLIGAQDLTTDCPMVVQCRDGYTRSGLFAVLWCIVERIKRDGEVAVAESVRMAKRRCKRIIPNEVIGDARSNLVKSGQRTQAGRLPYAPIKAIAHPACASQSGQEIHNESIKT from the exons ATGTGGCTAAAATGTGGAATTTTAATTTTGACCATTGTGTCAAATATACAGAATGTAG GCACCCAGGCTCCAATCTTGACATCCAACGCAACATCGGTGAAGGTCAACGAAGCCTTACAATTAAACTGCATTTATCCGAATATAACAGTTGTAAGATGGTGGCTTCAACCAGCAGGGAATACTAAAGTAACTTCTATCCTTGCAATGTCTAACAACAACACCTGTGTCTTTGTACCTTCCACCATACCAGATGTATTTTCGACCTGTGTATGCAGCGGAACGACATTTACGTGTACATTGAGACCCTTGAACACAACTAATCATGGGGACATATGGAAATGTTCGGTTGCTATGAATACAGACGCAATATTCAGTGATGTAATAACACTAAATATTACAG TTCCCGTTGTATATGCAACACTGACCCCAGACGTACCAGAAATATCCATCTTACCCAACGTGGTGATAAGCTACATACGCTGTGTATCATCAGTCGGACGCCCAGCACCCAGTATCACGTGGTACTTGGATAACAAAACTCATTCTGACTACAGTGATGATGGGGATCTTACTGGTAATAGCAGCAGTTTAACATCGGAAGATGTGACGACAAGCAGTCTGACATTAACGCCTACCCTTAACTATCATGATGCAAGGATATATTGTAATGTCTCAAACGGATTTGGGCAAATCATGTCTAACAGGACTCTGAAAATCAATGTGCTGA GCATTCCAACTAAGCCGACAATAATGTACAATACGGCATTTGTACCATCAAATATATCTGTAATTCAAAACAGTACCATGACGCTAGAATGTGCCTCGTCTGGCAACCCGGCGCCGAGCATTTCGTGGGCTACATTTAACGGCTCTCTAATTAGCAGCTCGTTCATAACAATAAAATTTGCAACAAGTAACGAGCAAGAACAAATCGTATGCAGAGCCAACAGTTCGCTGGATCCAACGAATGGATCCAGGATACCAGCTGAAAATACAACAGcgttaaatgtgaatattttat ATCCGCCGTCTGCTCCGTCCTGTCAAATCAAAACTTTTCCGATACTATCAAACAGTATACGGGCTGTCTTCAATGAACCCTTTACAATGACGTGTACCAGCAAAAGCAATCCTCCTCCGTCACGGTATGCATGGACGCTGCCATATGATGTAAAGCAGAATGGGTCACAGCTTTCAATTCAACGTATGCAGCCAAGCAATAATTTTCGATACACACTTGAAGTAGTAAATGAAATGAATGCAACTCTCGCACGGGATGTTGTTTACGGAAATATCACTGACTCCTACACATTTGAAATTTTAT ATCCAGTGACCAATCTTTCTATCCATCACCGTGGGCAAGCCAATCAACACATAAACATTCCAACTATAAGCGTTATTAAAGGTCGAGAGATCAGTTTCGGATGCAATGCTTTTTCTAATCCGGCATCGCGTTATTCTTGGATATTAAGTGGTATTATAGTTGCAAACGGAACTAAATGGAACATCAGTTTTGTCGACAACACTATCATTGGGTGTATTGCAACAAATACACTCGACCCTGCTGCAGTAGAAGCTAGGGACACTTCAAGTTCTTCGAATGTTTCCGTCAATGTATTGT TTGCACCTGAGGCGCCAAAATGTACTTTCCAAACGTGTGAAACGTATTCCGAAACAAAACATCTTAAGGTGATTCGTGGCCATTCCGTCTCGGGTAGATGCACGTCGAAGAGTGAACCGGGTTCAAAGTTCTTATGGACACCGGTCAATAGTGGAATTGATGATGGCTTCTTTATCGACAACGTCAGTAGACACCACAGTGGCAACTACACATGCATAGCCAATAATGAAATGCACACAACATTCGATGGGATTATAAATGGAACAAATCAGTCCAGTTTTTATCTAGACGTCTTAG caCCAGCATATGCTATGTTCGTTGGCAATTATACGGTTTTATTGAACACAACGTTATCTGTAACTTGTCCCTTCACGCCTGGAAACCCACCAGAGACGAGATTCACGTGGTTCCACGGAAATACTTCAACAATCGGCTCTCAACAAAATCTTTCGCTGTCGAGTGTGAAGCTCTCAAACGAAGGGTACTACAAATGTAGAGTTAACAGCACTATGGACCCTACGGGTTGTGCCACCCAGGAGGCATACACAGAAACAACATTTTACGTGGATGTGCAAT ATCCTGCTAACATAAGAAGATTTTATGCCGACGGGTCAAATTTCTCATCAAGTATAACCATAAACGAAAGTCAGTCTGTGACGCTACTCTGTGATGTTGACAGCGATCCTTTAGCAAAACTAGAACTTGTAAATATTACGAAAGGTGATGAGCGCTTATTAATGGATGCCCACAACAACACAATATCCGCTCATTTGTCCAATGCGCGATGTGAATATGATATGGGAGTCTATCAATGTAAAGGAAAGAACATCCATAATGCAGTTCAACAGATTCGCGAACTAGAGATCAAAATAACTT gttCACCAAGATCTTCACCATTTTCTCCATCGATTGCTACAGTATATAGAAGAAGAAATTCATCAGCTATTTTAACTTTCACTATCGTGGCCTATCCTCCTCCAAATGACACTTCAGCATATGTTTGGCGTAAGCAGGTAGATGGTGAATGGGATACACTGCACAATAACAGCAGGTTTAGAATTCTTATATCAAATGACAGTCTGCAGACAAACCTTTCCATATCGCAACTTCAAATTGGTGATTTTACAAACTATTCTGTCCGTGTGAACAATAGCTTCGGATCTACAGAGCAAACATTTGTCATTCGAGCGAATG AACAGCCATCTATGCCACAACAACTTCATGTCATCGACGCCATGGTGACTGAAAGTTCTATCGCAGTTCGATGGATACCTGGATTTGATGGTGGAGAAGAACAATTGTTCGTAATCGGTTACAAAAAGTCAGCCGATGTAACCTGGACTTACATAAATGTGTCTTCAACACTTAATCGATTTAGCATTGGTAAATTAGTTGCGGGCACCAAGTATGACATAAAAGTGTATGCATGCAATACAATTGGAAAATCGGATGAGACTTCTGTACTTAGTGTGATTACAAAGTCTGCTAGTTCAG ATGATGGAAGATATTCACCTGTGGCGGCTATTGGAGGTGGAGCTGGAGGTGGGATTGCGGCAGTAATTAtcatcattgttgttgttgttgttgttataaggAAACGTAGAAACAATG AAACAAAGAAAGGACATCCGCAAAGGAC CTCCAAGTCTAAGAAAACGCAAGATACAGTGTATGTAAACACCT TGTTTGGGTCTGCAAGTGAAGAGGAAGTCAGGAAAGAAGCAACGGCTGGTACTATAAATGATTCAACCAAACAGCATGACAATAACAAATCATCGCCTCAATTGGGGGACGGACTAGACGGACTACAAAGGACCCCGTCCTTTGTAATTGTACATGAACCATTGTATGGCAATGCCGTTGATTTCACGTTGAAGATTCGGTCTATACAAATCCAGGAGCTTCGAGTCTTTACTTTGCAAAGTAAAGAAGACCCGACAGATATATTCAGAAATTTCTAC TCTCTGGACACGGGACTTAAATACGAAACGTCCGCTGCTCGTATCGAGGGCAATGTGCCAAAGAATCGGTACAGAAATATGTATCCTT ATGACAAAAATAGGGTTGTTCTGCCTGCTATTGACGGTGAAGGATCCGATTTTATCAACGCCAGTTTTATTGAT GGTTATGgcaaaagaaagaaatacatcGCAGCGCAAg GACCATTAGAACGCACGATACCAGATATTTGGCGCATGATTATGGCAGAAAATATAAAAGCTGTGGCAATGGTGACAAAAACAATTGAAGAGAAAAAG CGGAAGTGCTACCAGTACTGGCCTGATGATACGCGCGACCCTTGCAAGCATGGACATTTTAATATATCATTGATTGAACAAGAGGACTACGCCGACTTCGTAATACGAAAACTTCAATGTTCACAT gaACGGTCCAAGAAGGTGCACACGGTTTATCAGTGTCACTTCACTGCATGGCCCGACAAAGATGTTCCAGACACAGCTATATCGTTGTCACAATTCTGGCGCAAAGTGCGCTCTTTTGCCGACACTGTGACGAGCCCTTTGCTTGTACACTGCAG CGCTGGCGTTGGGCGAACCGGTACCTTTATTGCGCTTGATTATCTGTACGATCAAGGGATCGCGGTGCGCGAAATAAACGTGTATGAAGCTGTTAAAGCACTGAGGGAACAACGTATCAACATGGTGCAGACAAAG AACCAGTATCTGTTCTTACATGACGTTCTGTGTGAAGTATTAGATCCGATCGAAAATGTTGTCCAGAACAAAGAATATCTGACGACATACCTCGTGATGCATAGTGGTATCGGCAACGAATTCAAG ACTTTCCGAGAACGGAACAAACTGATCTTAACACCTGGAGCAACAGACGGGTGCACAGACCTGGATTTCCTGTGGTTACTGCACGACTATAAACTTAAAACAGTCGTTGTACTTAATGAAAAG CACGAAAGTTTTGATGTTCGATTTCTCCTCTTCTCGTCGTGGCAAAAGAAGACCAAAGTGTGCAAGATATCAGATATAATGCATTTGTTGATTGGTGCCCAAGACCTTACGACTGATTGTCCAATGGTTGTCCAGTGTCG TGACGGATACACCCGCAGTGGTCTGTTCGCTGTTTTGTGGTGTATTGTAGAGAGGATTAAACGGGACGGGGAAGTGGCCGTGGCTGAAAGCGTTAGGATGGCCAAGCGTCGATGTAAACGAATTATTCCTAATGAG